The proteins below come from a single Metarhizium brunneum chromosome 1, complete sequence genomic window:
- the sor3_0 gene encoding Sorbicillinoid biosynthetic cluster transcription factor has translation MDTHLPTGAPLYFGPRRPKRLKIDVACDTCRSRKVKCDGARPACGNCSKRFGQKDHCRYSNSDGTPAAPHKDTSPSTYTDWPPAKNEPQQQPHPAQVSNLTNHHVPPGGDPYPSRNCQEPHSSSQVSTFRPVLPGPSPGKGSADVKHAIPRDKRTAAISDAGSVRAPDASPSAIDSMTAVVDDDVSTGEFFGSSSAGSFTSQIKAAVASRLGQAQPKPARPGLSLGVGNLNAPRRAGMHNSANEVLPPRRQADHLMNVYWFYVDPLYPFLDRRKWEQNYANLFAGTPIDTDEVIFVATLNIIFALATQLVESMEPENRDETSGVYFKRAKDLLDLTFWDSGSLELVQYLLLMSQYLQSTNLPHQTWMIVGSAVRVAQSLGLHLPETSALQPTTSQRELLRRIWHGCVLMDRMVSLTHGRPAMISRNLASAVPLPLTSSNAKPNDYGRLTEGSFFVKSIELYEITHRVLLDLYSEPGSRPRSTIHDDRKDEDLAAVMQLDSAMMKWEESLPKFLVLSDADVANNEVSHRQAVILHIRFLHARMLLLRPVVARVCLPPPGFGVAAARPPDSLQSRVMQQCTIYCVEIARSIISLLLKYQANDGTVGLLPAWWYRVYYLFSAATVLIAAKLRTDIMNLQDINQAWSEVMKVLQAHEHVNTSARRCVAALQILSSKILNGGASTMDSSAHFDTTVSPMDSSVPHVGGIQPAVQQDQSFSQFPELDIRDLTFTVDDFSWLNDMNTWNVLNDT, from the exons ATGGATACTCATCTTCCAACGGGAGCTCCCTTGTATTTTGGCCCACGTCGGCCTAAAAGACTGAAGATCGATGTTGCCTGCGACACTTGCCGCAGCCGAAAGGTCAAGTGTGACGGCGCACGACCCG CATGCGGCAACTGCTCCAAGAGATTTGGCCAAAAAGATCACTGCCGGTACAGCAACAGCGATGGTACGCCTGCCGCGCCTCACAAAGATACATCACCATCAACCTATACAGACTGGCCGCCGGCGAAGAATgagccacagcagcagcctcatCCAGCCCAAGTAAGCAATCTCACCAATCATCATGTCCCACCCGGTGGTGACCCCTACCCTTCTCGCAACTGTCAAGAACCACACTCATCATCTCAGGTGTCTACGTTCCGGCCCGTGCTACCGGGTCCATCTCCCGGTAAGGGAAGCGCCGACGTCAAACATGCCATCCCTCGGGACAAAAGGACTGCTGCAATCTCGGATGCTGGATCTGTTCGGGCCCCAGACGCCAGCCCCTCCGCCATTGACTCCATGACCGCCGttgtcgatgatgatgttaGCACCGGAGAGTTTTTCGGAAGCAGCAGTGCTGGCTCCTTTACTTCCCAGATCAAGGCCGCTGTTGCCAGTCGCCTCGGCCAGGCTCAGCCGAAACCCGCTCGTCCTGGTCTAAGTCTCGGAGTTGGAAACCTCAATGCACCTAGGCGAGCGGGCATGCACAATAGTGCCAACGAGGTCTTGCCGCCTCGTCGACAGGCGGATCATTTGATGAATGTATATTGGTTCTACGTTGATCCACTGTATCCGTTTTTGGACCGGCGCAAATGGGAGCAGAACTATGCCAATCTTTTTGCTGGAACACCCATTGATACTGACGAAGTCATTTTCGTTGCCACGTTGAACATTATTTTTGCCTTGGCTACTCAGCTGGTTGAGTCCATGGAACCCGAAAACAGAGACGAGACAAGCGGTGTATATTTCAAACGTGCCAAAGACCTGCTTGACCTGACATTTTGGGATTCGGGATCGTTGGAGCTCGTGCAGTACCTGCTTCTCATGAGCCAGTATCTGCAGAGCACAAATCTTCCGCATCAAACATGGATGATTGTGGGATCTGCTGTGAGAGTCGCCCAGAGCCTCGGCCTACATCTACCTGAGACATCAGCTTTACAGCCAACCACAAGTCAGCGTGAACTGCTCCGGAGGATATGGCATGGTTGCGTGCTCATGGACCG TATGGTATCGCTGACTCATGGGCGCCCTGCCATGATATCACGGAACCTTGCCTCTGCTGTTCCGCTCCCACTGACTTCCTCCAATGCCAAGCCAAACGATTATGGGCGTCTGACGGAGGGATCATTTTTTGTAAAGTCTATAGAGCTCTACGAAATTACTCACCGAGTGCTTCTTGATTTATATTCCGAACCCGGGTCGCGGCCTCGTTCTACGATTCACGATGACAGGAAAGATGAAGACCTTGCCGCGGTCATGCAATTAGACTCAGCCATGATGAAATGGGAAGAGAGCCTCCCCAAGTTTTTAGTACTGAGCGACGCTGATGTGGCGAACAATGAGGTGTCGCATCGTCAGGCCGTTATCCTGCACATACG ATTTCTTCACGCTCGAatgcttcttctccgcccTGTCGTTGCACGTGTTTGCTTACCACCTCCTGGATTCGGAGTCGCCGCTGCTCGACCACCAGACAGTCTGCAATCCCGCGTAATGCAGCAATGCACGATATATTGTGTGGAGATAGCGCGAAGTATTATCTCTCTCCTCCTCAAGTACCAGGCCAACGATGGAACTGTGGGACTTCTTCCCGCCTGGTGGTACCGAGTCTATTATCTTTTTTCCGCTGCCACCGTCCTTATTGCTGCTAAGTTGCGGACAGACATAATGAACTTGCAAGATATTAATCAGGCTTGGAGCGAAGTCATGAAGGTGCTACAGGCCCACGAACATGTCAATACATCAGCTCGACGGTGCGTTGCAGCGCTTCAAATTTTGTCGTCGAAGATTCTAAATGGTGGTGCTTCTACAATGGATTCCTCGGCCCATTTTGATACCACTGTGTCACCGATGGATTCATCAGTTCCACACGTCGGTGGTATACAACCCGCAGTCCAGCAAGACCAATCGTTTTCACAATTTCCGGAACTCGATATCCGTGACTTAACATTCACGGTGGATGACTTCTCATGGTTGAATGATATGAATACATGGAATGTTTTGAACGATACATGA
- the nagI gene encoding Gentisate 1,2-dioxygenase, whose amino-acid sequence MTPSVQTLVQPCPVTPKDYIDYSVDTTDTASDDSVLPSVSDYLKALPARHLEPLWSRMDAMVPRTPNPVAKPYIWKYKSTLPLLSAAGKLVPEEEAERRVLMLVNPSMNAPHTTDTIYAGLQLVNPGETAPAHRHTAYACRFIISGEGFTAVEGKKMPLIRGDVVMTPSWHWHDHGNESKNPVIWLDALNLPLFTYARVHFAENYAASRYPSTLGSFCEWRHPWETTQRALDAMPGPHVTYHYKTTDGNALSTTLGVQAERVNAGVTTEIMQDTTSFIYHCYEGKGYSVIGSSAGAAEKLYWETGDTFAVPAWSKVQHVNEGADAAYLVAVHDGPFLDRLGLRGLPN is encoded by the exons ATGACGCCGTCAGTCCAGACACTCGTGCAGCCTTGCCCTGTCACTCCCAAGGATTATATCGACTATTCCGTAGACACCACAGATACGGCAAGCGATGACTCGGTACTACCCTCAGTTTCGGACTACCTCAAAGCCTTACCAGCTAGGCACCTGGAACCTCTCTGGTCCAGAATGGATGCCATGGTCCCTCGCACACCTAATCCGGTTGCGAAGCCCTACATCTGGAAATACAAGAGTACATTGCCATTGCTGTCAGCCGCAGGGAAACTGGTGCCGGAGGAGGAAGCGGAGAGGAGGGTCTTGATGCTTGTGAATCCCAGCATGA ATGCCCCTCACACAACAGACACAATCTACGCTGGCCTCCAGCTCGTCAATCCCGGCGAAACGGCGCCTGCCCATCGGCACACGGCGTACGCGTGCCGCTTCATCATCTCTGGTGAAGGCTTCACAGCCGTTGAAGGCAAGAAAATGCCCTTGATTAGGGGCGATGTCGTCATGACGCCCTCCTGGCACTGGCATGATCATGGGAATGAAAGCAAGAATCCAGTGATATGGCTAGACGCGTTGAATCTGCCCCTTTTCACATATGCTCGTGTGCACTTTGCAGAAAACTACGCCGCGAGTCGATATCCCAGCAC GCTCGGTAGCTTTTGTGAGTGGCGCCATCCTTGGGAAACGACCCAACGGGCATTGGACGCTATGCCAGGACCCCATGTCACGTACCATTACAAAACTACTGACGGCAACGCGCTGTCTACTACACTTGGCGTTCAGGCAGAACGTGTCAACGCCGGCGTGACGACAGAGATTATGCAAGATACTACCTCCTTTATCTACCACTGCTATGAAGGGAAGGGCTACTCCGTGATAGGGTCATCTGCAGGTGCGGCGGAGAAGTTGTACTGGGAGACAGGAGACACATTCGCTGTACCGGCGTGGTCAAAGGTGCAACATGTCAATGAAGGCGCAGACGCGGCCTATTTGGTAGCAGTTCATGATGGACCCTTCTTGGACAGGCTGGGCCTCAGGGGGCTTCCGAACTAA